Proteins encoded together in one Gemmatimonadetes bacterium T265 window:
- a CDS encoding glycosyl hydrolase, whose translation MSSRWLATLPFVAGALVAAHAGDRAARGPSAPRVRRDGCTVTLLDSAAQPGSAWAPPAVAREFRGAWVSPVESGEWPSRTGMSDAEQQTELQGLLDRAAAIGLNAVILHVRPAADALYPTTRAPWSSYLVGRGGVPGYDPLAYAVREAHRRGLQLHVWFNPFRAAPPDRREPAGAQRIAGQHPEWLVRYGSQRWIDPGFPEARKDVLGSLFEVVDRYDIDALHLDDYFYPYREEETVTRRVRVGRRVRRVRTTETIAFDDARSWARYGAGEDRAAWRRENVSDFVRQLYAGVKARKPWVLVGISPFGIWRPGSPAGVSGLDAYEEIYADSRRWLREGWVDYLAPQLYWASDGEQARFRRLDAWWRGENSQRRHVWPGLLTMRVAEGHNKWPASEIAHEIELLRAARAPAGESQGHVHFRLKSLLADAAGALGDRLAGTLYAAPALPPASPWLDATVPAAPRFAGCAAVGGTAAGGAAAGGGAADVLTVAAGDSTRVRWWLASWRDARGGWTTRVLPGETPLVSARFRSGEDADAVAVAAVSATGVVGPSLVLRPGTAVVGAR comes from the coding sequence ATGAGTTCGCGATGGCTCGCCACGCTCCCCTTCGTCGCGGGCGCCCTCGTCGCGGCGCACGCCGGCGACCGCGCCGCTCGCGGGCCATCGGCGCCACGTGTACGCCGCGACGGGTGTACGGTCACGCTGCTCGATTCGGCCGCGCAGCCGGGGAGTGCGTGGGCGCCGCCCGCGGTCGCGCGCGAGTTCCGCGGCGCGTGGGTCTCGCCGGTCGAGAGCGGCGAGTGGCCGTCTCGGACCGGGATGTCGGACGCGGAGCAGCAGACGGAGTTGCAGGGGCTGTTGGACCGCGCGGCCGCGATCGGGCTGAACGCGGTCATTCTGCACGTGCGCCCGGCCGCCGACGCGCTGTACCCGACGACCCGCGCGCCGTGGTCGAGCTACCTCGTCGGGCGCGGCGGCGTGCCGGGGTACGACCCGCTCGCGTACGCCGTGCGCGAGGCGCACCGGCGCGGGCTGCAGCTGCACGTCTGGTTCAACCCGTTCCGGGCGGCCCCGCCGGACCGGCGCGAACCGGCGGGCGCGCAGCGCATCGCCGGCCAGCACCCGGAGTGGCTCGTCCGCTACGGCTCGCAGCGCTGGATCGACCCCGGGTTCCCGGAGGCGCGCAAGGACGTGCTCGGGTCGTTGTTCGAGGTCGTTGACAGGTACGACATCGACGCGCTGCACCTCGACGACTATTTCTATCCTTACCGCGAAGAAGAGACGGTGACGCGGCGCGTGCGCGTCGGCCGCCGCGTGCGCCGCGTGCGGACGACCGAGACGATCGCGTTCGACGACGCGCGGTCGTGGGCGCGGTACGGGGCGGGGGAAGACCGTGCCGCGTGGCGCCGCGAGAACGTCTCGGACTTCGTGCGGCAGCTCTACGCCGGCGTGAAGGCGCGCAAGCCGTGGGTGCTCGTCGGCATCAGCCCTTTCGGGATCTGGCGCCCCGGATCGCCCGCGGGCGTGAGCGGGCTCGACGCGTACGAGGAGATCTACGCGGACTCGCGGCGCTGGCTGCGTGAGGGGTGGGTCGACTACCTCGCGCCGCAGCTCTACTGGGCGAGCGACGGCGAGCAGGCGCGGTTCCGCAGGCTCGACGCGTGGTGGCGCGGCGAGAACTCCCAGCGCCGCCACGTCTGGCCCGGCCTGCTGACGATGCGCGTCGCGGAGGGGCACAACAAGTGGCCCGCGAGCGAGATCGCGCACGAGATCGAGCTCCTCCGCGCGGCGCGCGCGCCCGCCGGCGAGTCGCAGGGACACGTGCACTTCCGCCTCAAGTCGCTCCTCGCGGACGCGGCCGGGGCGTTAGGCGACCGCCTCGCCGGGACGCTCTACGCCGCGCCCGCGCTCCCGCCGGCGAGCCCGTGGCTCGACGCCACGGTCCCGGCCGCGCCGCGCTTCGCGGGGTGCGCGGCCGTGGGGGGGACGGCCGCGGGCGGAGCGGCCGCAGGGGGCGGCGCCGCCGACGTGCTCACGGTCGCGGCGGGTGACTCGACGCGCGTGCGGTGGTGGCTCGCCAGCTGGCGCGACGCGCGCGGCGGGTGGACGACGCGCGTGCTGCCGGGCGAGACGCCGCTCGTCTCGGCGCGCTTCCGGTCGGGCGAGGACGCCGACGCGGTCGCGGTCGCGGCGGTGAGCGCGACCGGCGTCGTCGGCCCGTCGCTCGTGCTCCGGCCGGGCACGGCGGTGGTCGGCGCGCGGTGA
- a CDS encoding peptidase S9, with protein sequence MVIMSCLRRIALSPGRAAVALIALAALDGASVAAYGQPPARGTSASDTGPETARRAFRPEDTYRVVTVSNPAMSPDGQRVAVVATRVLEQQNRRRSEVWLAATDGGAPTRVAFGDSLDVTAPRFSPNGQLYVNAGTRAGGTRTYAVPLGGVAPVPVPAAPPANASWSRDGKLAVWADSVRPTTDTARGERPRPDSTPANARAENGSARGPASRPPYGATTQPLDAQRFDGRQFVAIPYKSNDRGFVPNASGPERARPTQLYAWSPGDTVRRALTATAYSHRDAALSPDGRFVAFVADSALRSDSLVRAERDSLATIPYDRARDDVDRDEVDVYVVPVDGSAPPRKLAALPGNESQLAWSPDAASIAFVWQPGRTKSARLATVDVASGRVRDLLGTFAYEPEQFAWASDRLLLVSAQVGGRTALFRVGSGGGGVREVLGGRRRTAGLALDSARHAVTFVATASTTPTELYVANTDGTGVRRLTSFNDALRRDVAFSDAERFTYASVGGRQIEGWVMRPFGYDSTRRYPLVLYIHGGPHSNYGENWFDEFQNLAGAGMMVLFTNPRGSTGYGGEFTYATRGRWGAEDYQDLMTAVDVAARRPDVDSTRMGVTGGSYGGFMTAWITTKTARFKAAEVDRMISDWTYWYGASDAQGLTEFEFYGKPWDNQAMYDSLSPVRHVVRVRTPTLLVQSEEDFRTPMGNAEMWFEALRKRGVPAEFVRYPRSTHELSRSGEPWLLADRLGRIRQWFAHWLLADAPARTTAGAP encoded by the coding sequence ATGGTCATCATGTCTTGCCTGCGCAGGATCGCGCTCTCGCCCGGACGCGCCGCCGTCGCGTTGATCGCGCTCGCCGCGCTGGACGGCGCTTCCGTCGCGGCCTACGGGCAGCCGCCCGCTCGAGGGACGTCCGCCTCCGACACGGGACCGGAGACCGCGCGGCGGGCGTTCCGACCCGAGGACACCTACCGCGTCGTGACCGTGAGCAACCCGGCGATGTCCCCCGACGGCCAGCGCGTCGCGGTCGTCGCAACTCGCGTGCTGGAGCAACAGAACCGACGTCGATCCGAAGTCTGGCTCGCGGCGACCGACGGCGGTGCGCCGACGCGGGTCGCGTTCGGAGATTCACTCGACGTGACCGCGCCGCGCTTCTCGCCCAACGGACAGCTCTACGTCAACGCGGGGACGCGCGCGGGCGGGACGCGGACCTACGCCGTTCCGCTCGGGGGCGTCGCGCCCGTGCCGGTGCCCGCCGCGCCACCCGCGAACGCGAGTTGGTCGCGCGACGGAAAGCTCGCCGTCTGGGCAGATAGCGTACGCCCGACGACCGACACCGCGCGCGGCGAGCGGCCGCGCCCGGACTCGACGCCGGCGAACGCCCGCGCAGAGAACGGGTCCGCGCGCGGGCCGGCGTCGCGGCCGCCGTATGGCGCGACTACGCAGCCGCTCGACGCGCAACGGTTCGACGGGCGGCAGTTCGTCGCGATCCCGTACAAGAGCAACGACCGGGGGTTCGTCCCGAACGCCTCGGGCCCCGAACGCGCGCGCCCGACACAGCTCTACGCGTGGAGCCCGGGCGACACGGTCCGCCGCGCGCTCACTGCCACGGCGTACTCGCACCGCGACGCCGCGCTCTCCCCCGACGGACGCTTCGTCGCCTTCGTCGCCGACTCGGCGCTGCGCAGCGACTCGCTCGTCCGGGCGGAGCGCGACTCGCTCGCCACGATTCCGTACGACCGTGCGCGCGACGACGTCGACCGCGACGAGGTCGACGTTTACGTCGTCCCCGTCGACGGCAGCGCGCCACCGCGCAAGCTGGCCGCGCTCCCCGGGAACGAATCGCAGCTCGCGTGGTCGCCCGACGCGGCCAGCATCGCCTTCGTCTGGCAGCCCGGTCGTACCAAGTCGGCCCGGCTCGCGACCGTCGACGTCGCGAGCGGCCGCGTGCGCGATCTGTTAGGCACGTTCGCCTACGAACCCGAGCAGTTCGCCTGGGCATCCGACCGCCTGCTCCTGGTGAGCGCGCAGGTCGGCGGGCGCACGGCCCTCTTCCGCGTCGGCTCCGGCGGCGGCGGGGTGCGCGAGGTGCTCGGCGGACGCCGCCGGACGGCCGGGCTCGCGCTCGACAGCGCGCGGCACGCCGTCACCTTCGTCGCGACCGCGTCGACGACGCCGACCGAACTGTACGTCGCGAACACCGACGGCACGGGCGTGCGACGCCTTACGAGCTTCAACGACGCGCTCCGCCGCGACGTCGCCTTCAGCGACGCGGAGCGCTTCACGTACGCGAGCGTCGGCGGCCGGCAGATCGAGGGGTGGGTCATGCGCCCTTTCGGCTACGACTCGACGCGCCGCTACCCGCTCGTGCTCTACATTCACGGCGGCCCGCACTCCAACTACGGCGAGAACTGGTTCGACGAGTTCCAGAACCTCGCCGGCGCGGGGATGATGGTCCTCTTCACCAACCCGCGCGGGTCGACCGGCTACGGCGGCGAGTTCACGTACGCGACGCGGGGGCGGTGGGGCGCGGAGGACTACCAGGACCTCATGACCGCCGTCGACGTCGCCGCCCGCCGGCCGGACGTCGACAGCACGCGCATGGGCGTGACCGGAGGGTCGTACGGCGGTTTCATGACCGCGTGGATCACGACCAAGACGGCACGCTTCAAGGCGGCCGAGGTCGACCGCATGATCAGCGACTGGACGTACTGGTACGGCGCGAGCGACGCGCAGGGACTCACTGAGTTCGAGTTCTACGGCAAGCCGTGGGACAACCAGGCGATGTACGACTCGCTCTCGCCGGTCCGGCACGTCGTGCGCGTGCGCACGCCGACGCTGCTCGTGCAGAGCGAGGAAGACTTCCGCACGCCGATGGGGAACGCCGAGATGTGGTTCGAGGCGCTCCGCAAGCGCGGCGTCCCGGCGGAGTTCGTCCGCTACCCGCGCAGCACGCACGAGCTCTCGCGCAGCGGCGAGCCGTGGCTCCTCGCCGATCGGTTAGGCCGCATCCGGCAGTGGTTCGCGCACTGGCTCCTCGCCGACGCGCCCGCGCGCACGACGGCGGGAGCGCCGTGA